The sequence GAACACGCAAAGTTGTACCTGCAAATGACAAGTAGAGAGGGGAATTTGAGTTACTTGAAACATACAGGGAGATGtcttaaagatttattttaaaacttccttgAGGTTAGTTCagattgcctttttttttttttttttgccttttcaataGGAGTGAAACTCGGGTGTGGCAAAAGTAGGCTTGCACATGTGTTTGTCAGAGTGCTCTGAATCATGCAGGGTGACTCCAGCATGACTCACAACAGAACACTTGACTGCTTCAGGGATGGGGAGCCACCAGTCGGTCCTAGGAAAAAAGTTGGTAATGTTGGACTGTACTGTGCTTTTATCCTGCTGTGCAAGCAACTTTTTGATTAGCGCAGTTCATTTTACTTAGTGTTCTGTATCCGAAGAGTTGGTTCAAGTTAACAACAGTTCttgtaaattatatttataagAAAAGCAAGTTCCTGAAGAACTTCTGAGTACTTCATAGTCCTTTTTactgatgttttatttcttagagTTTATCCTATTACTAGGACGGCAGTCTTTCTTCTTGCTATTTGTTTGCCgtgtttttaaagttactgtAACTCAGGTGTGATTTCCATGGTTTTGGTCTGAGAAGGAAGATTATCATCCTCaagtctttttccttcctccaatTTCTTGCAAAAGTACTTGGTTCATTGTGCTTTTTAGTGGGTTTTGGGACCTCCTTGATAGAATTAGGAGATGATTTAGCCTCTTCAGTTGAGAAATTAGATGGAAATAGAAATATACAAAGtctaaatattttgcttttcagtttgatgCAGAAAACTTCCTCACACTTCAAACCCTATAAGGCTGGAAAAAGTGCTTCCTCTTAAACCGCAGGCTTCTTAGCTGTCCTGGGGTGTGTGGAATAAGGTGTGAGATCGGAGCTGTGTTCATTGGACTGAAATTTAATACTTGATGTCCTTAAAGCTGCTACAAGGCCAACAAGATACTTAATGAACTGTTGCATGTGGAAAAAGCTTTCACCGTGCTCTGACCTTCTTGCAGCTATGAACAGATCGCTTGGGGATACTGACTGCCGGGAAGGGCTTGAACTCATTATCTTTCCATTAACGACATTTTATTCACTTTTAGAATAACTGTAGGGTCAGATTCTGATTCTGTCTGTAGTATAAAGTTTCTGATGTTGTAAGCTTGAGTTCACTGTCAAACTTGATGGGATCACATGAGCATCAGAAGGAGTGAGAGCATCCAGCTAGGGCAGGGAGCGGGTAGGAATTCAGCATCCTGCAGGTACTTTGGGCTGAGCTGATGCTGAACCACAGTACTGGGCACGCTTTGAGTTGCACTGTTTAGTGCCTTAGTAAGGGAAGCTTGAGCACGTTCAAATAGTTTAAAGTTGCCATACGAAGAACTCTCACTTGGAGACTAGAACAAGAAATTGCACCTGTGGATAGTAGGCTGAAGCATCTGTAAGTGTGGTaatagaaggaaataaaaatggactATTAAACACAAAATGGTGATACCTTTAATATATTTGTCTGGCTCTTCAACGCTGCATTGGCTGGACAATGTAAGACTATTGTTCCATGTGCCATGCCCATCTTATCAAAGTAAGgctaaaaaataaacagttctaGCTTAAAATCCAGATAACATTCAGTGTGTGGGAGGAAAGTCTCATCATAGCTGAAATTCTTTGGAACGTGGAGTATTTCTTTATAATGGTTGCTTATGTGTTGTTGTAAGGtgtttagtcttttttttttttttttaaatccctcccTCTTGGAAGCGTGGCTCCCTTGGCTGTGAAGTGCTGCACTcacatctctgcagctgcttttccagattGTTGGTAGCCATCCTTGATGCTACTTTGCCTGCGAACTGTATGCCAAGTGGGACTGTTTGCCTTCATATATACTGCAGGGAGGATGTCTCACCAGCCTTGTCCCCCACAGTTTGCACAGCCCCATTGCGctgggatggcagcagggagcaaggCAGTATTGCACTGCTCCCCCCAGCAATTAACTTGTGTCTTTCTGACCCTTCCCAGCTCTGGGGTGCAAGGCCTTGTCCCCATGGTAAAGCTGGTCTTCTCTACTGGCTTGAAACTTTGTATTTGCACCCTCGTTTCACTTCAGTCATATATGAAATGTGAGAGCAAACTAGTTGACagtatgtttgtgtgttttagTGTTTATGCAGTAAACACGCTTTTTAGGAACTGGTGCCCAATTCTCTGCTCAGTTTCTTGGAGAGAAGAGTGCAAGACTTAGGCGTAATAGTTAATTGCTGACAATTACGAAGCTTGAATTAAAATGATtaatatgttttgaaaatactgcaCAAATGGCTGTGAGATTATGAAGTATTTTGGAGATGGTATTAAATTGTACTTACCATGGTACCTTTCTTGTGGGAGGAAACTGCTTGTAAGGTGGTGGTAGCCTTTCCCTGGTCTCAAGATGTATGGTGAAGTCTATTGGCAACGTTCCCGAAGTGTACAGAGGGAAAATCTGTCCTGTGTCTTGGTTTAGTAGAACCATTGCCTCTGGTACAACGAGCTATTTGGAAACTGCGCTTCTCTTGGCATAAATGTAGCATGCTAGCATCTTCTGCTGCAACGGTAGTGAGGAATTGCACTTTTTTTTACGTAGATCTGTGACAGTTAACCTGATAATGTGAATGTAGCCTTACATTTATGTAGTACTTGACTTAATGCTTCAAAGACATGCTAGGAAAATATCCTAACGTTCTCTTGTAAGTGAATTAAGCTGCCTCTTGAAGTAGTGTTAACGTCTCGTATTTTCAAATGACACTAATAAATATGGTCCTCACTTTGCTTTTACAGATAATGGTATGATCTGCCTTAGGGCATCAAATGAATGGTTTCTAGCACAAACACATCTGCTAATTTAATCTTTTATCCCCCttattttgcagcagcagtttaGTAAGGTTTGTGCTGCTTTCTAGCATCACTAAAAAGTCGGAAGTTCTTTTGTGGTGAAGGTGCTAGTTCCAAATGTCACGCTGTGCAAGGGCTCTAACAAACACAGTCTGTGAATCTGGTTATGGTGCCATCCCTAGCTTGCCTGTTTGACAGATCTGGGTTCCTCCTAAGGCGTTAGACGGGTCAGGAGCAGGCAGAGTGCAAACATACGTTGTCATTTGCTTGCTCTGATGCCAGTGAGGTAAGTGCTGGCAGAGGGTAACAACTAGTTACTAAGTTGCACCATTTTCCCCCTGCTGTATAGTGAGCATGTGTCCAGTTCATGCGGTGGAGAGAGTTGCTCAAGCTATCATTGGAGGGAGAAGTGTTTATTTGacaaaagagctttaaactacaACCACAGGAAGCAGACATGGCACTTGGTGAAGCTGCAGCGGTGTGAACTTGGTACTTTCTGGTGTGTTGAATCACTTGAATCGGTAATGTGTGGGATAAAGTTGTACCTATGCACCCCCTGTTGTAAACTGCTTGGTTTTCCAAGATAACCTTGAACTTCAGATAGGACTGCAGTGGCCGTGTCAGAATATATGTGTGTATCTTTTCCCCCCTCAACAGTGATGAATGGAAAATACTGATGTGCAGCAAGAGGTGCCCAAATACAAGTTAATTAGTTTCACTGTTTTACAGATGGGGTCGAGGATTCGGTCTGTTGGGTTCCATCTTTGGGAAGGACAGTGCAATAAATCAGTCAAACAGTGTTTTTGGACTTGTGTTTTATATACTACAAATGCTACTTGGTAAGTATAAATTCAGTTTAGAGCCTAAAGTATGTAAGAAGTCTGTGGTGATGAAAGTGGAGTGCATTATATACTGTGCAATCTGTAAGAGACCAAATGCAtgtgattttaatatttattttttttttagcaccaGTCTAGTGATACATCTGTCCAAAGGGCTTAAACCCCCAACTGATAACGAGCAATTgcattttctcctgctgtgctATTAATATAAGCATCAATACAGTTGCTGCATTGGTATTTtcacttaaatatatttagcaTTGGATTGTGTGATAGAAaagatgggaaataaaaatggaatttacGAGTTTGGCAGGAGTAATAGAGATAGCAGGCAAAAAAGTACATGAAGTTTAATGTATATGTATATCTTTGTAACTGTATGGTCTGCCATAAAGCTGTTAATACTGACAGACATAACCTGACCAACCTGTAACTTTCCCATAACTCAGGAATACAGAAGATGGCTAATACTACACACACTCTTATCAAAGGACTGTCGTACAGAACCTAGAAGCTCCCCTTCAAATAGCGATTTGTCAGCCATCTTGAACTCATGGTATTTTAAACAGACTTTTATGTAATACAAACTTGCTGAGTAGCCTTCAGTTTGAATTAGAGTGCTTaggctttttgctttgtgtgcaAGGGGGGAATGAGAGCAGCGGTAGTAACTTTCTCTCTCTTGTTGCAGGTATGACAGCAAGTGCAGTAGCAGCTCTAATCCTCATGACATCCTCCATAGTGTCTGTAGTAGGGTCATTGTACTTGGCATACATTCTGTACTTCGTGCTGAAGGAATTTTGCATTGTCTGCGTCATCACATATTTGCTGAACTTCATTCTCTTTATCATCAACTACAAACGTCTAGTTTATTTGAACGAGGCCTGGAAACGGCAACTTCAACCCAAACAGGAATAACGCCTGTTTGAACTTTTGACTGACAGTCTGAAGACCCAACTtccattaaatttattttgcagtaattttttattctcCATATCAGACACTTTCCCCAAGAATcataactgaatttttaattataaatttgAAGGGGCcccagataattttttttttctggtgtgtgtGCTAATCTTCAATTTAAATGTGGTTATGAAAGAAAGCTCTAATACAATGAAAGACAAGCTTTAACTTTACTTTGGAGGAGTTTTAGCCACAGCAAAACCTAGACactctccctcttccccctctACTTGTGAAGTGGGTAACACTTGCTATAAAATACCCTGTATATAAATTCAGGTATAACAAGATGTGATCATAACATTAAATATTCTAGACTAGCATTACTATATTTAATGTTGCCATGTTTACAGTAtgtgtattactttttttttttttaagctgatgGACTTAGATTTGACTAGGAGttatactgtaaataaaatcagaaatattgGTTTCATCCCTGGAGAACTCACTGTACAATCAGTTTTCTTAGCATAGGAGCTGTTAGAGTGTTCAGCTAATAGTCATCTGACGTGATGGAAGAAGTGACCTCTATAGAGAAGGCCAAGTTGCTGCACTCACTGCTAGTGCTTTCACAAGAATGATGGTTGGggtttgttccattttttttttttttttctttttttttttttttcttttttcttttttttttccttgtctccagtaatgaaaatggaattaaagCCGAAACCTGATGTTCATTAAACCACAACTTCATTGATTTCTGTacagaatgaaaacagcttAATGTGGTTAATAGAAAGCTGCCACTGGGATACTATATGCAGACTGGGGGACTGGTGTATCAAAAAGTGTTCTTCGAAAGACTTAACTTCCATGcagagctgttttgtttttaaactgtggTCAGCCAGCCAGTGTTACTAATGTTTGATGTTGTATGAATGCTGCAGTATAGAATTGCAATTTGCAGTTGAAACTGCCAACTGAGTGGGATAACCAAGCAGTGCGCTGAAGAAGCAGTGACTTAATTGATCTTCATCAGGATCTTTGGTTTGCGCTATATTGGGAAGTGAACTTTAGACCTGACACACATAAGATCTTTTGGAAGGGCAACCTGTTTAGTGAGATAAGTAAGCAaatgtgcttctgaaaatgaaatgtgataCCATGCTATCATAGCTCTTTCTAATAActaattggggaaaaaaaatttaaactgcagatttaaacaaaggaacaaaattGTAAATGTTGTTTCTGCACTCAGTATTCTAAGGCTGAATGTTAAAAGTGCCTTCTGTCTTAAAATCTTAAACCAAATACTTTGTGTTGAACTTCGCAGGCAGAAGTGTCCTTGCTTTAAGaatgaacaaagaaacaaaattcccCGCAAACTTGCTGGGGATAGGAGAGTATTAAGAGATCTGTTTTAGTTTTTAGACTGAGAAGTGGTAGCAGTATTGTTTCACTTATCTTAAAACAGTGTGACAGAAGGTTGATGATGTGatttggaaaagtaaaatacttctgtttcagACTCTGTGACACCAAAATGTATAGGTTCAGCTATTTTCTGTAAttggtgctgtgctgctttttgccCTTGTCAGCTTCTAAATATGAAGAATTCCAACTGCATACCCATTTATTTAAAGAGTTAAActaattttgggtttttttccttaaacatgAATGTCAGAGAGACACTTATGTTGTATGGCTATGTGGATTATTATAAACACTAGGTTGCTGAGGATGAACTTGACTGTGAAACATGCAGTGTTTTGTAGAGACAATAGAAATTTTAGATTGACTTCacaaaatagtatttaaattactactgaagtaattttctggtttgtatCAAGGATGTAGGTGGAAACGGCTTTTATGTATAGAGTTCTGTGGTATGAGTAACATCTGTTGCATGTAACACTAAATTACTTGTCCCTCTTGTCTAACGGTTTTAGACAACAATTCATTAAATGCGTTTTGTATTGACCAGAGTATAGTTAAAGCTTGTCTTGATGTTTAGTTCTGTCTCTCAAATGCCTTGAACTTTGATATGAGGGGAGTGAATGATGTTAAACTGGTCCCTCAAGGCTTTACTTTGTTCTTTTACAAGCCTTGAGGCAATATCACTGTTTAATGTCTTGTATAGATTTATTTTGATGCATTCCTGTGATCTACACTAAGGCATCTTTTTCATCCAAGGAAGAGGTGAAAATGTGCTGCCTGAAATAGTTATAGTCTCAGTGCTAATATCTCAGAACAAGCAGCAACGGAGACAAGTATAATCGATGATTACTTGGTCCAATTTCTGGGTGTAGCGTACaccacagaaaaggaagaaaagcccCATCAGCTGAAAGTATAGGTGTTGACTAACTTCACTGTGTCTTGTGCTTGTCTGTGTGGGCATAGTCTGTTAATTCAGTTTGTTTAGTAAAGTTGTTTAGGGCCAGATTTTCAGCAGTcgtgtctgcagtccttgttTGTGTGCACATAGGGATCAAATGGATATTTAGTTTGGTCTCTGGAAGAATTTGCAGCTACACTTTGTGCACGAACTTGCAAACCTGATCCTTAATTGTGAACTCTCTTGTCTTGTGTGCTTTTCTTGCAGTTACTTTTTACTGGAAGTGATTTGCTAGAAACGGCCCTAAGTCTTCTATTTTC comes from Falco naumanni isolate bFalNau1 chromosome 1, bFalNau1.pat, whole genome shotgun sequence and encodes:
- the VKORC1L1 gene encoding vitamin K epoxide reductase complex subunit 1-like protein 1 produces the protein MAAPVLLRVSVPRWERVARSAVCAAGILLSLYACHLEREKGRDLHYQALCDLSERVRCSAAITSRWGRGFGLLGSIFGKDSAINQSNSVFGLVFYILQMLLGMTASAVAALILMTSSIVSVVGSLYLAYILYFVLKEFCIVCVITYLLNFILFIINYKRLVYLNEAWKRQLQPKQE